GAGGCCGACGAACATTGAATGGTGAATCTGTCAATAATGGTGTTGTTGGTGTCTTTTCAAAGCCCATATTGAGGAAGTCGTTTTTTAATAATGGCAGAGGTGTGTGACATTGCGGAGTCTGCATATCTGAACCGCAACAGTTACGTGATTTAGTCATTaataatatgtttttcaaataagTGTCACTGTTTTTCCGGTTCAAAACCTTCTTTCCAACCATATtgtactgaaaatatataaaatcaatataaaattgaaaaggTCAGTGAACTTTTAAGATTTCATCTGTAAATAACAACGctgatttaacaaaaaaatctaaaagttaAACAAATAAGTTTTTTGTGGTGCGTTGGATGCAGTTTttacatcacaccgacacaatcatatgcggcatatggtgactttccagcttttgattgtgTAGGAAGACCCCAGTGGCCCCTCCAAGCACTATTTCATCACGGCACgtcacctggatagaaccaccgacctataattttgtttcaaacaaaatatgcAATTCAAAACTTACCACAAATACTGCTATTACAAAGCCCAAGGAAAACCCAGCAGCAACATCAGTAGGGTGATGCATATGATCTTTAATACGAGTTAGGCCACACAGAACTGACGTAAAAATTAATCCAGTTTGCAAGAAGAATTTTAGTGTGTAAGAAAAATCTATTTCTAGCCGATTCTGTACGTATATCTGAAAGTATAAAATATGATCATTGTGACAAGGCAGACAAGAAGACGCACTTCAACAAATACAATACAGCACTATCTTCGAGTGCTTCAGTTTAATTTTCTTATTCTAGTTAGTAGTCTTATGTAATATATGAAACACTCATGactactgtaaacaaaagtttgagTTTGGATTGTATACATTAAACAAAGACATCAAACAAATAGGTATAATTTTACTTAATATTTCACTCAGCACCTGTAATTTTACagaactttttattattgttaaattTCACCATATTATTTATCTTTAATGCTGCTAACtggaaatgaaattatttctaaagttTCTTTTGGGCAATAAGAGGCCGTATACCATTTTCAAAAGAAAGTAAACATTGACAGTCTTATGAGCAAGAGGATACTGTGCTTGATTATTCTCAGCATCATTTGTAAAGATTTCAGATATACTGAAACAGCTTGCatgtttgattgttttatttggaaaaaaggagaaatacaaatgtacttacaCAAAAGAATATCGCCACGTACATGGAGAAAGACGCATGGCCTGAAGGAAATGACTGCCTACTGTCTCGCACTTGGTCTTCATCACCTGCACATGTGTAATTTGTTATGTAcctgcaaaacaaaataatacaaattaaatattatgtttctttaagcatgtgttctatattttattataacaagTCATATTATACAATAAAATGATAAGATATTTGTATGTCCAATGATTGATTTAAAAACCTTGGTGGCATTggagttatattttttttcaattaataacaGTCATCATTTTTGCATAATTGATAAAAACGCAGACTAAGAATAACCTAAAACTAACTAACGCCTCTTGAACACATAATTGAAAACAACGCCGTATGTGTTGGAAAATTAAAACGTAATATAGAATTTTTTACCCTGGACAAAATGTTCTATTGAAGTCAGGTTTGCATACATCAAAGAAGTTTGGTCTAAGAACGC
The sequence above is a segment of the Mercenaria mercenaria strain notata chromosome 3, MADL_Memer_1, whole genome shotgun sequence genome. Coding sequences within it:
- the LOC123525905 gene encoding phospholipid phosphatase 1-like, with the translated sequence METISNSSKRWRSWITFQLFVDVVVWLCAAFPVLYLFLFGTPYDRGFFCDDVTLSYPYKPDTVSASQLVLGGFAISVFVVVIVEVLRCVDCKSKTSCQVKEDISYCMKGYAVFLVGFVIEQFVVQVLKMQMGVLRPNFFDVCKPDFNRTFCPGYITNYTCAGDEDQVRDSRQSFPSGHASFSMYVAIFFCIYVQNRLEIDFSYTLKFFLQTGLIFTSVLCGLTRIKDHMHHPTDVAAGFSLGFVIAVFVYNMVGKKVLNRKNSDTYLKNILLMTKSRNCCGSDMQTPQCHTPLPLLKNDFLNMGFEKTPTTPLLTDSPFNVRRPQSMPETSLNMSEEV